The nucleotide sequence AACCGCATGCACACGGGCTTCGGGAAGCCGCCTTGTTTCATTACTTTTGCAACCCAACGTCAACAACATGTTTGAGAATTTAACAGATAAGTTCGATCGCGCCTTTAAAGTCCTCAAAGGACAAGGGCAAATCACCGAAATCAACGTTGCTGAAACCCTCAAAGAGGTGAGGAGAGCCTTGCTCGATGCGGACGTGAATTTCAAAACCGCCAAGGATTTTTCCAACACGGTAAAGGAAAAAGCCCTTGGCCGTGATGTGCTAACATCCGTTTCGCCTGGGCAGTTACTGGTGAAAATCACCCAGGAAGAGCTTACTGAGCTCATGGGAGGAGAAACTGCTGAGCTCAACTTCCAGGGAAACCCGGGAATTATCCTGATGTCGGGATTGCAAGGTTCGGGTAAAACCACTTTTTCGGGAAAACTCGCCAATTGGCTCAAAACCAAAAAGGGGAAGAAGCCACTGTTGGTGGCTTGCGATGTGTATCGCCCTGCCGCCATTGACCAGCTTCACGTAGTAGGTGAATCAATCGGAGTGGAAGTGTACTCCAATCGCGATGAAAAAGACCCTGTTAAAATTGCCCGCGATGCCGTGGCACACGCCCGCTCCAACGGATTCAACGTGGTAATTGTCGATACCGCCGGACGTCTTGCCATTGACGAGCAGATGATGGACGAAATATCGCGCGTAAAGGCCGCCATTCAGCCCACTGAAACCTTGTTTGTGGTGGATAGTATGACCGGTCAGGATGCTGTAAACACGGCCAAAGCCTTTAATGACCGACTGGATTTCAATGGCGTAGTGCTTACCAAATTAGATGGTGATACCCGAGGTGGAGCAGCGCTCAGCATCAAATCTGTGGTGAATAAGCCCATCAAGTTTGTGGGTACCGGCGAGAAAATGGATGCGCTGGATGTATTCCACCCCAACCGAATGGCTGACAGGATTCTCGGTATGGGCGACGTGGTTTCGCTGGTGGAGCGTGCACAGGAACAATACGATGAAGAGAAGGCGCGCAAGCTTCAGAAGAAAATTGCCAAAAATGAATTCAGCTTCAACGACTTCTACGACCAGATTCAGCAAATAAAGAAAATGGGTAGCGTAAAAGACCTCATGGGCATGATGCCCGGAATGGGAAAAATGGTGAAGAACATGGATATTGACGACGATGCTTTTAAGCCACTCGAAGCCATGATTATGTCTATGACACCTGAAGAACGCGAGAATCCCAACGTATTGAATCACAGCAGAAGAAAGCGCATTGCACGCGGCTCAGGTCAACATGTTGAAGAGATCAACAAAATCATCAAGCAGTTTGAAGAAACGCGAAAGATGATGCGGCTAATGAGCAATAAAAAGAACATGGCCAACATGATGCGCCAACTCAAAAACATGCCCGGCGGAATGCCAAAAATCTAAATCCCTTATCTCACATGACGCTACTTGACGGTAAAAAAACCTCGCAGGATATCAAAGACGAACTCGCAGCATTGGTAGCGGAGAGAAAACAGCAAGGCAAAAAGGTGCCGCACCTTGCCGCCATCCTGGTTGGCAACGACGGGGCGAGTCAAACCTATGTAAATGCCAAGGTAAAAGCCTGTGAGAAAATTGGTTTTGGCTCGAGCCTGAGGCGCTTACCTGCCACCATCCCGGAGGATGAACTACTCACGGAAATAGACGCGCTCAACAGCAACCCCGACGTAGATGGCTTCATTGTGCAATTACCTCTGCCCGGTCACATCGACGAACAAAAAGTAATCAACGCCGTTCACCCCAATAAAGATGTGGATGGCTTTCATCCCGTAAATATGGGTAAACTGGTATTGGGATTGCCTGCGTTCATTCCTGCCACGCCCAACGGAATTGTTGAGTTGATAAAACGCGCCGGGGTTGAAACCGAAGGCAAACACTGTGTGGTTATTGGTCGAAGCAATATTGTGGGCAAGCCCATGGCAGTGTTGATGGCGCGCAAAGGCTATCCCGGAAACTGCACGGTAACTTTGGCGCACAGCCGCACAAAGAACCTCGCGGAATACACCCGGCAGGCAGATATTGTGGTGGCGGCACTCGGTATTCCGCGTTTCCTCAAGGCCGATATGGTGAAAGAGGGAGCAGTTGTGGTGGATGTGGGAATTACGCGTGTAGAAGATTCTAGCAAGAAATCCGGGTTTCGTCTTGAGGGCGATGTAGATTTTGAAAATGTGGCACCCAAATGCAGTTTTATCACACCTGTGCCTGGTGGTGTGGGGCCCATGACTATTGCATCCTTGCTGCAAAACACCCTCAGAGCAGTTGAAATGAGAGAGTCATCAGGCAGCAAATCGTAAATTGGCACGAATTTTAATTGTTCCTCCACCAACTAACAAAACTGAAATCATGAGAAGCTTTGCCATCTTTTTCGGACTCGTGCTCGCGTTGAGCATGGTAGGATGTAAGTCTAAAAGCCCTGCTGGAGAGCGTGTTCGCACTCCGTTTTCGGGCTCCAAATACGAATCAAACAACCGCTTTTTCCGGGCTGTAGGTCAGGCCAGCAGCGGTCGCGAGAACATTGCACGCAGCAGGGCTGAAATTGACGCCAAGGGCCGTTTGGCCTCACAGGTAGAAACCAATATCCGCCGCGTTGCCGATGATTATATCGCCGAAACCCAAAACGCCAATGCTTCGGATATCGCCGAAAAATTTCAAAGCCTGACCCGCGAGGTAATGGACACCGAGCTGCAGGATATCAGAATGATCGGGGAAGAAAAGTTCTACAACGGTGAGCAATTTACGGTGTACGTAGCACTCGAAATCCGCAAGAGCGCCATGTTCCGCTTTATGCGCCAACGAGCCCGCACCGACGCCCGCATTGACAAGATGACCCTGAAAGCCATCGAAGATATCCTGGATGCTGAAATCAAGAAAGCCGACGATTAAAAGGTTAAATGTTAATGGCTCATACTGAAAAAGTAATGCTTGGCCTTCGCCTTCCAACCGACCCGCGGTGGGTAAGGCTGGTACAGGAAAACATCTCTGAGATACTTACCGACCACGCCTGGTGTGAGCAAAAAGCCGCTTCGCACGCCATCTCTACCATTGTTCGTTTCCCTGACTACCCCGAGCTTGTGGAGACCCTCACGGATATCGCCCTCGAAGAGTTGGAACACTTTCGCATGGTGAACGAAAAAATTACGGAACGCGGCTACACCCTCGGCTTTGAGCGAAAGGATAACTATGTACGCGATTTGGCGGCATTCATCAAGAAGGGGGGGAGCCGGCAGCATCAACTTGCCGAGGCACTGCTTTTCTCGGCGATGATTGAGGCCCGAAGTTGTGAGCGTTTCCGTATGCTCACTGAAAAACTGGACGACGAAGAACTTTGTTCCTTTTACCGCGATTTGATGATTTCGGAGGCCAACCATTACACCACCTTTCTCGGTTTGGCACGAACACTATGCAAAGATGTAGATGTTGACGCGCGCTGGCAGGCCTTTCTCGACTACGAAGGCTCATTGATGGCGCGCTACGGCAAGGAGGAGACCATGCACGGATGAGCAGGTCAGTGCTTCCCAAAGGAATCATCATAGGTTGCCACTGGCCCGAACCGAATGCCACAGCGGCAGGCCGCCGAATGATGCAACTCATTCAGGTACTCGCCGAAAGGTATCATATCACTTTTGCCTGCTCACAGCCATTGGGTGCACAATCAAGATGGCTGGACTCAACAGGTGTTTCAACTGTGCACATCTTACTCAACCATTCCTCCTTTGATGATTGGATTGCGTCTGAGCAGCCGCAATGGGTGATGTTTGATCGCTACCTTACCGAAGAGCAGTTCGGGTGGCGGGTTGAAAAGACTTGTCCTGAGGCAATGCGCATTATTGATACTGAAGACCTCCACGGACTTCGAAAAGCCCGCGAAACAGCACATGCTCAAAACCGGACGTTTCATATTTCAGACCTGCACAACGAAGTGATGCACCGCGAACTGGCAGCCATTTATCGCTCTGATGGTTCGCTGATTATTTCGCGCTTTGAAATGGAACTTCTGGTCAATGAACAGGGTGTACCCAAAGATTTGTTGTTTTACCTGCCCTTTATGGAGGAGCCTGTCCAACCTGAAGAACTGCCGGGCATCCAACAACGCGCACACTGCATGACCATCGGGAACTTCAAGCACGCCCCGAACCGAGATGCTGCAAAATACCTTGCACATAAGCTCTGGCCAATGATTCGCCAAGAACTTCCGGAAGCTGAGTTTCATCTTTACGGTGCATACCCCGACGCCGAAATCATGCAACTTCACAATCCGGCTGTGGGATTTTTGGTGAAAGGCAGGGCCGAAGATGTACTCCAAACCATGAGTCAATACCGGCTGTGCCTTGCCCCCCTTCGCTTTGGAGCCGGGTTAAAAGGCAAATTGGTGGATGCCATGCGAAGCGGCACCCCATCGGTCACCAGCGCTGTTGGTGCCGAAGGAATGTGCAAGTCGGCTGAGGATTGGAACGGAGGCATTGAAGACGAGCCCTCAACCTTTGTGCAAGAAGTTGTTCGGCTCTACAGGGATGACTCGTTTTGGCTGCAATCGCAGGAACGCGGTTTTAACATGCTTCAATCGCTTTTTGATGGCGCATCGTGGAAAAAAGCCCTTCAACAGGAGTGGAGCAGGCGCCTGAACAGCCTTGATGAAAGAAGATTGCGAAACTTCACAGGGGCTATTCTTCGAAACCAGTATCACCGGAGCACCACCTATATGTCGAAATGGATAGAGGAGAAGAACCGCAACCGCTCAGGAGCTGATTGATTCAGCCGCATTTCGCCAGGCTTCCGGCACAGCAATGGTGCGCTGCAGCTCATAGTCAAAACAAACCACGGTAACCAAGCCGTGGGCGCAATCGGTTTCGCGGCCGTTTTCTACCTTAAACACCCGCATTTTCATCTGAAAACTCTTGTTGCCAATGGCACCAAAAGAAGCAGTAACGTACAGCTCATCATGCAGCAGCACCGGCTTCAGGTAGTCAATTTCGTTGCGCGCCACAATAATCCCGTACTTTTTCCAGTCCCACACATTTCCA is from Cryomorphaceae bacterium and encodes:
- a CDS encoding tRNA-(ms[2]io[6]A)-hydroxylase; translation: MLGLRLPTDPRWVRLVQENISEILTDHAWCEQKAASHAISTIVRFPDYPELVETLTDIALEELEHFRMVNEKITERGYTLGFERKDNYVRDLAAFIKKGGSRQHQLAEALLFSAMIEARSCERFRMLTEKLDDEELCSFYRDLMISEANHYTTFLGLARTLCKDVDVDARWQAFLDYEGSLMARYGKEETMHG
- a CDS encoding signal recognition particle protein produces the protein MFENLTDKFDRAFKVLKGQGQITEINVAETLKEVRRALLDADVNFKTAKDFSNTVKEKALGRDVLTSVSPGQLLVKITQEELTELMGGETAELNFQGNPGIILMSGLQGSGKTTFSGKLANWLKTKKGKKPLLVACDVYRPAAIDQLHVVGESIGVEVYSNRDEKDPVKIARDAVAHARSNGFNVVIVDTAGRLAIDEQMMDEISRVKAAIQPTETLFVVDSMTGQDAVNTAKAFNDRLDFNGVVLTKLDGDTRGGAALSIKSVVNKPIKFVGTGEKMDALDVFHPNRMADRILGMGDVVSLVERAQEQYDEEKARKLQKKIAKNEFSFNDFYDQIQQIKKMGSVKDLMGMMPGMGKMVKNMDIDDDAFKPLEAMIMSMTPEERENPNVLNHSRRKRIARGSGQHVEEINKIIKQFEETRKMMRLMSNKKNMANMMRQLKNMPGGMPKI
- a CDS encoding glycosyltransferase, translating into MSRSVLPKGIIIGCHWPEPNATAAGRRMMQLIQVLAERYHITFACSQPLGAQSRWLDSTGVSTVHILLNHSSFDDWIASEQPQWVMFDRYLTEEQFGWRVEKTCPEAMRIIDTEDLHGLRKARETAHAQNRTFHISDLHNEVMHRELAAIYRSDGSLIISRFEMELLVNEQGVPKDLLFYLPFMEEPVQPEELPGIQQRAHCMTIGNFKHAPNRDAAKYLAHKLWPMIRQELPEAEFHLYGAYPDAEIMQLHNPAVGFLVKGRAEDVLQTMSQYRLCLAPLRFGAGLKGKLVDAMRSGTPSVTSAVGAEGMCKSAEDWNGGIEDEPSTFVQEVVRLYRDDSFWLQSQERGFNMLQSLFDGASWKKALQQEWSRRLNSLDERRLRNFTGAILRNQYHRSTTYMSKWIEEKNRNRSGAD
- a CDS encoding acyl-CoA thioesterase, whose product is MTPHKLEVRFADIDVMGHVNNAIFLNYFEQGRMAFFREHFGNVWDWKKYGIIVARNEIDYLKPVLLHDELYVTASFGAIGNKSFQMKMRVFKVENGRETDCAHGLVTVVCFDYELQRTIAVPEAWRNAAESISS
- the folD gene encoding bifunctional methylenetetrahydrofolate dehydrogenase/methenyltetrahydrofolate cyclohydrolase FolD codes for the protein MTLLDGKKTSQDIKDELAALVAERKQQGKKVPHLAAILVGNDGASQTYVNAKVKACEKIGFGSSLRRLPATIPEDELLTEIDALNSNPDVDGFIVQLPLPGHIDEQKVINAVHPNKDVDGFHPVNMGKLVLGLPAFIPATPNGIVELIKRAGVETEGKHCVVIGRSNIVGKPMAVLMARKGYPGNCTVTLAHSRTKNLAEYTRQADIVVAALGIPRFLKADMVKEGAVVVDVGITRVEDSSKKSGFRLEGDVDFENVAPKCSFITPVPGGVGPMTIASLLQNTLRAVEMRESSGSKS